The Camelina sativa cultivar DH55 chromosome 14, Cs, whole genome shotgun sequence genome includes a window with the following:
- the LOC109124999 gene encoding F-box protein SKIP24-like isoform X2, producing the protein MEIKLCKQQIMGVNRQLREVKHRFDIAIKELESMKYHPLRDYKPIRSGDQGSTSKTKKLKTSINYSGDQVSNSKRKKLKTSINSVPAIHRNEDKLLHSESE; encoded by the exons ATGGAGATAAAGTTATGCAAGCAGCAAATCATGGGTGTGAATAGACAACTT AGGGAGGTAAAACACCGATTTGACATAGCCATAAAAGAGCTAGAATCCATGAAGTATCATCCTTTACGAGATTACAAGCCGATACGTAGTGGAGACCAAGGAAGTACTAGCAAGACGAAGAAGTTGAAAACGAGCATTAACTATAGTGGAGACCAAGTGAGTAATagcaagaggaagaagttgaaAACAAGCATTAACT CAGTTCCAGCAATACACAGAAACGAGGACAAGCTGTTACACTCAGAATCAGAATGA
- the LOC104739467 gene encoding serine/threonine-protein kinase EDR1 isoform X1 produces the protein MKHIFKKLHRGGNQEQLNRTNDAVPPPPPSDQNRIHVSSANPPQATPSSVAETVPVTAPASSMTSPSPTAASNRADYMSSEEEYQVQLALAISASNSLSSEDPEKHQIRAATLLSLGSHQRMESRRDSSEVVAQRLSRQYWEYGVLDYEEKVVDSFYDVYSLSTDSTKQGEMPSLEDLESNHGTPGFEAVVVNRAIDPSLDELLQIAQCIALDCPTTSVSVLVQRLAELVTEHMGGSAEDSNTVLARWTEKSSEFKAALNTCVFPIGFVNIGISRHRALLFKVLADSVRLPCRLVKGSHYTGNEDDAVNTIRLEDEREYLVDLMTDPGTLIPADFASGKDYTVESYNSHGNNFPTAQLSNDFKHSAPKMSEGEGSSQSSMAHNSSSLDRRPEAERTDSSTPKLGPLRNVDLSASPSSIPSSSQLENISSTAIAKGNRGAINDCSRTNMNIVPYNQNSEEDPKNLFADLNPFQNKGADKLFMPTKSGLNRIDDFHQQKNNPLVGRSPAPMMWKNYSCNEAPKRKENSYMENLLPKLHREPRYGNSNSSYATSSSNGVVPSNVPGRDNMTFVSPGAALPSFTSPGNQFAPSMVEDMNRNTNDELHLQHNAVPVVHGHQKDESHIHDHRKYTSDDISIGCDLRLKDHESTSSSLDSTSYRNDPQVLDDADVGECEIPWNDLVIGERIGLGSYGEVYNADWNGTEVAVKKFLDQDFSGAALAEFRSEVRIMRRLRHPNVVFFLGAVTRPPNLSIVTEFLPRGSLYRILHRPKSQIDERRRIKMALDVAMGMNCLHTSTPTIVHRDLKTPNLLVDNNWNVKVGDFGLSRLKHNTFLSSKSTAGTPEWMAPEVLRNEPSNEKCDVYSFGVILWELATLRCPWRGMNPMQVVGAVGFQNRRLEIPKELDPVVGRIILECWQTDPNLRPSFAQLTEVLKPLNRLVLPSPQ, from the exons ATGAAGCATATTTTCAAGAAGCTACACAGAGGTGGGAATCAAGAGCAGCTGAATCGAACCAACGATGctgttcctcctcctcctccatccgATCAAAATCGGATTCACGTCTCTTCTGCTAATCCTCCTCAAGCCACCCCTTCTTCTGTCGCGGAAACGGTTCCGGTGACCGCACCTGCTTCTTCGATGACTTCTCCTTCTCCTACTGCTGCTTCCAACCGTGCCGATTACATGTCCTCCGAG GAAGAGTATCAAGTTCAGTTAGCCCTAGCGATCAGTGCTTCGAATTCGCTCTCCAGCGAGGATCCGGAGAAGCATCAGATCCGAGCGGCCACGTTGCTGAGCTTAGGAAGCCATCAACGGATGGAGTCTAGGCGGGATTCGTCGGAGGTGGTGGCCCAGAGGTTATCGAGACAGTACTGG GAATATGGCGTGCTTGACTATGAGGAGAAAGTTGTCGATAGTTTCTACGATGTGTACAGTCTATCCACAGACTCAACAAAGCAGGGAGAAATGCCATCGCTGGAAGATCTTGAAAGCAATCATGGAACCCCTGGCTTTGAAGCTGTAGTTGTAAATCGAGCTATTGATCCTTCCCTGGATGAGTTGCTACAGATTGCACAATGCATTGCACTGGATTGTCCTACTACCAGTGTTAGTGTGTTGGTGCAGAGGCTGGCTGAACTTGTCACAGAGCATATGGGTGGATCTGCGGAAGATTCCAATACAGTGTTGGCAAGGTGGACTGAAAAAAGCAGCGAGTTCAAGGCAGCATTGAATACTTGTGTATTCCCTATTGGATTTGTAAATATTGGTATCTCAAGGCATCGTGCTCTGCTTTTCAAG GTTTTGGCAGATAGTGTCAGGTTACCTTGTAGGTTGGTAAAAGGTAGCCACTACACAGGTAACGAGGATGATGCTGTGAACACAATAAGACTGGAAGATGAAAG AGAGTACTTGGTTGATCTTATGACAGATCCTGGGACGCTTATACCTGCTGATTTTGCAAGTGGTAAGGATTATACCGTTGAGTCATATAACTCACATGGAAACAACTTTCCTACAGCTCAGTTGTCAAATGACTTCAAGCATTCAGCGCCAAAGATGTCAGAAGGTGAAGGCAGTAGTCAGAGTTCTATGGCACACAATAGTTCTTCTTTGGATAGAAGGCCAGAGGCTGAAAGGACAGATTCCTCAACCCCAAAGTTGGGACCACTTCGGAACGTAGATTTGAGCGCTTCACCTTCTAGCATACCTAGTTCTAGTCAGTTGGAGAACATTTCCTCTACAGCAATTGCAAAGGGGAATCGAGGAGCCATAAATGACTGTTCAAGAACGAATATGAATATAGTCCCATACAATCAGAACAGTGAGGAAGACCCGAAAAATCTTTTCGCAGACCTGAACCCATTTCAAAATAAGGGAGCTGACAAGCTGTTTATGCCTACTAAATCAGGTTTGAATAGAATTGATGAttttcatcaacaaaaaaataatcctCTGGTTGGTAGATCACCTGCACCAATGATGTGGAAGAATTACAGCTGCAATGAAGCCCCAAAGAGAAAGGAGAATAGTTATATGGAAAATCTTCTCCCGAAACTCCATCGTGAACCCCGTTATGGAAATTCTAATTCCTCATATGCTACCTCCAGCTCCAATGGAGTTGTTCCATCAAATGTGCCTGGCAGAGACAATATGACATTTGTGTCACCGGGTGCTGCTTTACCATCCTTCACATCCCCTGGAAATCAGTTCGCACCAAGTATGGTGGAGGATATGAACAGAAACACCAACGATGAACTACATCTCCAGCATAATGCTGTTCCTGTGGTACATGGACACCAAAAGGATGAATCTCACATCCACGATCATAGAAAGTACACAAGTGATGACATATCTATTGGGTGTGATCTGAGGCTTAAGGATCACGAAAGTACAAGTTCATCTCTTGATTCCACATCCTACCGGAATGATCCTCAAGTTCTTGATGATGCAGATGTTGGTGAATGTGAAATTCCTTGGAATGATCTTGTTATTGGGGAGAGAATAGGATTAG GTTCCTATGGAGAGGTCTATAATGCCGACTGGAATGGCACG GAAGTTGCTGTCAAGAAATTTTTGGACCAGGACTTCTCAGGTGCTGCTTTGGCCGAGTTCAGAAGCGAA GTACGTATCATGCGAAGATTGCGTCATCCAAATGTTGTATTCTTCCTTGGGGCTGTTACTCGTCCTCCAAACCTTTCCATCGTCACAGAGTTTCTGCCAAG AGGAAGCTTGTATCGAATCCTTCATCGGCCCAAATCTCAGATTGATGAGCGGCGCCGGATAAAAATGGCCCTTGATGTG GCAATGGGGATGAATTGCTTACACACCAGCACACCAACAATTGTTCATCGTGatttaaaaacaccaaacctTTTGGTTGATAACAACTGGAATGTTAAG GTCGGTGATTTTGGGTTGTCTCGCTTAAAGCACAATACCTTTTTATCCTCAAAATCAACTGCTGGAACG CCCGAATGGATGGCTCCAGAAGTTCTACGGAATGAGCCATCAAATGAAAA GTGTGATGTATACAGTTTTGGGGTAATACTTTGGGAACTAGCAACATTGAGATGTCCATGGCGAGGAATGAATCCAATGCAAGTAGTTGGAGCAGTTGGTTTCCAGAATCGTCGGCTTGAGATCCCTAAGGAACTTGATCCTGTGGTGGGAAGGATCATCTTGGAATGTTGGCAAAC GGATCCGAATCTGCGGCCATCCTTTGCTCAGCTCACGGAAGTGCTGAAGCCTTTGAACCGGCTGGTGCTTCCTTCACCACAGTAA
- the LOC109124999 gene encoding F-box protein SKIP24-like isoform X1 has protein sequence MEIKLCKQQIMGVNRQLREVKHRFDIAIKELESMKYHPLRDYKPIRSGDQGSTSKTKKLKTSINYSGDQVSNSKRKKLKTSINCKFINISHFSSCTGVACSYCPNILPENVPENLLVLQSVTQCNVEEFYADMDCLKV, from the exons ATGGAGATAAAGTTATGCAAGCAGCAAATCATGGGTGTGAATAGACAACTT AGGGAGGTAAAACACCGATTTGACATAGCCATAAAAGAGCTAGAATCCATGAAGTATCATCCTTTACGAGATTACAAGCCGATACGTAGTGGAGACCAAGGAAGTACTAGCAAGACGAAGAAGTTGAAAACGAGCATTAACTATAGTGGAGACCAAGTGAGTAATagcaagaggaagaagttgaaAACAAGCATTAACTGTAAGTTCATAAACATTTCTCACTTTTCTTCTTGTACTGGTGTTGCCTGTTCTTACTGTCCAAATATTCTCCCTGAGAATGTTCCTGAaaatcttcttgttcttcaaagTGTGACACAATGCAATGTGGAAGAGTTTTATGCCGATATGGACTGTTTGAAAGTATGA
- the LOC109124999 gene encoding F-box protein SKIP24-like isoform X3, translating into MEIKLCKQQIMGVNRQLREVKHRFDIAIKELESMKYHPLRDYKPIRSGDQGSTSKTKKLKTSINYSGDQVSNSKRKKLKTSINFPAIHRNEDKLLHSESE; encoded by the exons ATGGAGATAAAGTTATGCAAGCAGCAAATCATGGGTGTGAATAGACAACTT AGGGAGGTAAAACACCGATTTGACATAGCCATAAAAGAGCTAGAATCCATGAAGTATCATCCTTTACGAGATTACAAGCCGATACGTAGTGGAGACCAAGGAAGTACTAGCAAGACGAAGAAGTTGAAAACGAGCATTAACTATAGTGGAGACCAAGTGAGTAATagcaagaggaagaagttgaaAACAAGCATTAACT TTCCAGCAATACACAGAAACGAGGACAAGCTGTTACACTCAGAATCAGAATGA
- the LOC104739467 gene encoding serine/threonine-protein kinase EDR1 isoform X2, protein MKHIFKKLHRGGNQEQLNRTNDAVPPPPPSDQNRIHVSSANPPQATPSSVAETVPVTAPASSMTSPSPTAASNRADYMSSEEEYQVQLALAISASNSLSSEDPEKHQIRAATLLSLGSHQRMESRRDSSEVVAQRLSRQYWEYGVLDYEEKVVDSFYDVYSLSTDSTKQGEMPSLEDLESNHGTPGFEAVVVNRAIDPSLDELLQIAQCIALDCPTTSVSVLVQRLAELVTEHMGGSAEDSNTVLARWTEKSSEFKAALNTCVFPIGFVNIGISRHRALLFKVLADSVRLPCRLVKGSHYTGNEDDAVNTIRLEDEREYLVDLMTDPGTLIPADFASGKDYTVESYNSHGNNFPTAQLSNDFKHSAPKMSEGEGSSQSSMAHNSSSLDRRPEAERTDSSTPKLGPLRNVDLSASPSSIPSSSQLENISSTAIAKGNRGAINDCSRTNMNIVPYNQNSEEDPKNLFADLNPFQNKGADKLFMPTKSGLNRIDDFHQQKNNPLVGRSPAPMMWKNYSCNEAPKRKENSYMENLLPKLHREPRYGNSNSSYATSSSNGVVPSNVPGRDNMTFVSPGAALPSFTSPGNQFAPSMVEDMNRNTNDELHLQHNAVPVVHGHQKDESHIHDHRKYTSDDISIGCDLRLKDHESTSSSLDSTSYRNDPQVLDDADVGECEIPWNDLVIGERIGLGSYGEVYNADWNGTEVAVKKFLDQDFSGAALAEFRSEVRIMRRLRHPNVVFFLGAVTRPPNLSIVTEFLPRGSLYRILHRPKSQIDERRRIKMALDVAMGMNCLHTSTPTIVHRDLKTPNLLVDNNWNVKVGDFGLSRLKHNTFLSSKSTAGTPEWMAPEVLRNEPSNEKCDVYSFGVILWELATLRCPWRGMNPMQVVGAVGFQNRRLEIPKELDPVVGRIILECWQTDPNLRPSFAQLTEVLKPLNRLVLPSPQ, encoded by the exons ATGAAGCATATTTTCAAGAAGCTACACAGAGGTGGGAATCAAGAGCAGCTGAATCGAACCAACGATGctgttcctcctcctcctccatccgATCAAAATCGGATTCACGTCTCTTCTGCTAATCCTCCTCAAGCCACCCCTTCTTCTGTCGCGGAAACGGTTCCGGTGACCGCACCTGCTTCTTCGATGACTTCTCCTTCTCCTACTGCTGCTTCCAACCGTGCCGATTACATGTCCTCCGAGGAAGAGTATCAAGTTCAGTTAGCCCTAGCGATCAGTGCTTCGAATTCGCTCTCCAGCGAGGATCCGGAGAAGCATCAGATCCGAGCGGCCACGTTGCTGAGCTTAGGAAGCCATCAACGGATGGAGTCTAGGCGGGATTCGTCGGAGGTGGTGGCCCAGAGGTTATCGAGACAGTACTGG GAATATGGCGTGCTTGACTATGAGGAGAAAGTTGTCGATAGTTTCTACGATGTGTACAGTCTATCCACAGACTCAACAAAGCAGGGAGAAATGCCATCGCTGGAAGATCTTGAAAGCAATCATGGAACCCCTGGCTTTGAAGCTGTAGTTGTAAATCGAGCTATTGATCCTTCCCTGGATGAGTTGCTACAGATTGCACAATGCATTGCACTGGATTGTCCTACTACCAGTGTTAGTGTGTTGGTGCAGAGGCTGGCTGAACTTGTCACAGAGCATATGGGTGGAT CTGCGGAAGATTCCAATACAGTGTTGGCAAGGTGGACTGAAAAAAGCAGCGAGTTCAAGGCAGCATTGAATACTTGTGTATTCCCTATTGGATTTGTAAATATTGGTATCTCAAGGCATCGTGCTCTGCTTTTCAAG GTTTTGGCAGATAGTGTCAGGTTACCTTGTAGGTTGGTAAAAGGTAGCCACTACACAGGTAACGAGGATGATGCTGTGAACACAATAAGACTGGAAGATGAAAG AGAGTACTTGGTTGATCTTATGACAGATCCTGGGACGCTTATACCTGCTGATTTTGCAAGTGGTAAGGATTATACCGTTGAGTCATATAACTCACATGGAAACAACTTTCCTACAGCTCAGTTGTCAAATGACTTCAAGCATTCAGCGCCAAAGATGTCAGAAGGTGAAGGCAGTAGTCAGAGTTCTATGGCACACAATAGTTCTTCTTTGGATAGAAGGCCAGAGGCTGAAAGGACAGATTCCTCAACCCCAAAGTTGGGACCACTTCGGAACGTAGATTTGAGCGCTTCACCTTCTAGCATACCTAGTTCTAGTCAGTTGGAGAACATTTCCTCTACAGCAATTGCAAAGGGGAATCGAGGAGCCATAAATGACTGTTCAAGAACGAATATGAATATAGTCCCATACAATCAGAACAGTGAGGAAGACCCGAAAAATCTTTTCGCAGACCTGAACCCATTTCAAAATAAGGGAGCTGACAAGCTGTTTATGCCTACTAAATCAGGTTTGAATAGAATTGATGAttttcatcaacaaaaaaataatcctCTGGTTGGTAGATCACCTGCACCAATGATGTGGAAGAATTACAGCTGCAATGAAGCCCCAAAGAGAAAGGAGAATAGTTATATGGAAAATCTTCTCCCGAAACTCCATCGTGAACCCCGTTATGGAAATTCTAATTCCTCATATGCTACCTCCAGCTCCAATGGAGTTGTTCCATCAAATGTGCCTGGCAGAGACAATATGACATTTGTGTCACCGGGTGCTGCTTTACCATCCTTCACATCCCCTGGAAATCAGTTCGCACCAAGTATGGTGGAGGATATGAACAGAAACACCAACGATGAACTACATCTCCAGCATAATGCTGTTCCTGTGGTACATGGACACCAAAAGGATGAATCTCACATCCACGATCATAGAAAGTACACAAGTGATGACATATCTATTGGGTGTGATCTGAGGCTTAAGGATCACGAAAGTACAAGTTCATCTCTTGATTCCACATCCTACCGGAATGATCCTCAAGTTCTTGATGATGCAGATGTTGGTGAATGTGAAATTCCTTGGAATGATCTTGTTATTGGGGAGAGAATAGGATTAG GTTCCTATGGAGAGGTCTATAATGCCGACTGGAATGGCACG GAAGTTGCTGTCAAGAAATTTTTGGACCAGGACTTCTCAGGTGCTGCTTTGGCCGAGTTCAGAAGCGAA GTACGTATCATGCGAAGATTGCGTCATCCAAATGTTGTATTCTTCCTTGGGGCTGTTACTCGTCCTCCAAACCTTTCCATCGTCACAGAGTTTCTGCCAAG AGGAAGCTTGTATCGAATCCTTCATCGGCCCAAATCTCAGATTGATGAGCGGCGCCGGATAAAAATGGCCCTTGATGTG GCAATGGGGATGAATTGCTTACACACCAGCACACCAACAATTGTTCATCGTGatttaaaaacaccaaacctTTTGGTTGATAACAACTGGAATGTTAAG GTCGGTGATTTTGGGTTGTCTCGCTTAAAGCACAATACCTTTTTATCCTCAAAATCAACTGCTGGAACG CCCGAATGGATGGCTCCAGAAGTTCTACGGAATGAGCCATCAAATGAAAA GTGTGATGTATACAGTTTTGGGGTAATACTTTGGGAACTAGCAACATTGAGATGTCCATGGCGAGGAATGAATCCAATGCAAGTAGTTGGAGCAGTTGGTTTCCAGAATCGTCGGCTTGAGATCCCTAAGGAACTTGATCCTGTGGTGGGAAGGATCATCTTGGAATGTTGGCAAAC GGATCCGAATCTGCGGCCATCCTTTGCTCAGCTCACGGAAGTGCTGAAGCCTTTGAACCGGCTGGTGCTTCCTTCACCACAGTAA
- the LOC104739467 gene encoding serine/threonine-protein kinase EDR1 isoform X3, which yields MKHIFKKLHRGGNQEQLNRTNDAVPPPPPSDQNRIHVSSANPPQATPSSVAETVPVTAPASSMTSPSPTAASNRADYMSSEEEYQVQLALAISASNSLSSEDPEKHQIRAATLLSLGSHQRMESRRDSSEVVAQRLSRQYWEYGVLDYEEKVVDSFYDVYSLSTDSTKQGEMPSLEDLESNHGTPGFEAVVVNRAIDPSLDELLQIAQCIALDCPTTSVSVLVQRLAELVTEHMGGSAEDSNTVLARWTEKSSEFKAALNTCVFPIGFVNIGISRHRALLFKVLADSVRLPCRLVKGSHYTGNEDDAVNTIRLEDEREYLVDLMTDPGTLIPADFASGKDYTVESYNSHGNNFPTAQLSNDFKHSAPKMSEGEGSSQSSMAHNSSSLDRRPEAERTDSSTPKLGPLRNVDLSASPSSIPSSSQLENISSTAIAKGNRGAINDCSRTNMNIVPYNQNSEEDPKNLFADLNPFQNKGADKLFMPTKSGLNRIDDFHQQKNNPLVGRSPAPMMWKNYSCNEAPKRKENSYMENLLPKLHREPRYGNSNSSYATSSSNGVVPSNVPGRDNMTFVSPGAALPSFTSPGNQFAPSMVEDMNRNTNDELHLQHNAVPVVHGHQKDESHIHDHRKYTSDDISIGCDLRLKDHESTSSSLDSTSYRNDPQVLDDADVGECEIPWNDLVIGERIGLGSYGEVYNADWNGTEVAVKKFLDQDFSGAALAEFRSELLIFMPLDSHSYFQYSVSEGTYHAKIASSKCCILPWGCYSSSKPFHRHRVSAKRKLVSNPSSAQISD from the exons ATGAAGCATATTTTCAAGAAGCTACACAGAGGTGGGAATCAAGAGCAGCTGAATCGAACCAACGATGctgttcctcctcctcctccatccgATCAAAATCGGATTCACGTCTCTTCTGCTAATCCTCCTCAAGCCACCCCTTCTTCTGTCGCGGAAACGGTTCCGGTGACCGCACCTGCTTCTTCGATGACTTCTCCTTCTCCTACTGCTGCTTCCAACCGTGCCGATTACATGTCCTCCGAG GAAGAGTATCAAGTTCAGTTAGCCCTAGCGATCAGTGCTTCGAATTCGCTCTCCAGCGAGGATCCGGAGAAGCATCAGATCCGAGCGGCCACGTTGCTGAGCTTAGGAAGCCATCAACGGATGGAGTCTAGGCGGGATTCGTCGGAGGTGGTGGCCCAGAGGTTATCGAGACAGTACTGG GAATATGGCGTGCTTGACTATGAGGAGAAAGTTGTCGATAGTTTCTACGATGTGTACAGTCTATCCACAGACTCAACAAAGCAGGGAGAAATGCCATCGCTGGAAGATCTTGAAAGCAATCATGGAACCCCTGGCTTTGAAGCTGTAGTTGTAAATCGAGCTATTGATCCTTCCCTGGATGAGTTGCTACAGATTGCACAATGCATTGCACTGGATTGTCCTACTACCAGTGTTAGTGTGTTGGTGCAGAGGCTGGCTGAACTTGTCACAGAGCATATGGGTGGATCTGCGGAAGATTCCAATACAGTGTTGGCAAGGTGGACTGAAAAAAGCAGCGAGTTCAAGGCAGCATTGAATACTTGTGTATTCCCTATTGGATTTGTAAATATTGGTATCTCAAGGCATCGTGCTCTGCTTTTCAAG GTTTTGGCAGATAGTGTCAGGTTACCTTGTAGGTTGGTAAAAGGTAGCCACTACACAGGTAACGAGGATGATGCTGTGAACACAATAAGACTGGAAGATGAAAG AGAGTACTTGGTTGATCTTATGACAGATCCTGGGACGCTTATACCTGCTGATTTTGCAAGTGGTAAGGATTATACCGTTGAGTCATATAACTCACATGGAAACAACTTTCCTACAGCTCAGTTGTCAAATGACTTCAAGCATTCAGCGCCAAAGATGTCAGAAGGTGAAGGCAGTAGTCAGAGTTCTATGGCACACAATAGTTCTTCTTTGGATAGAAGGCCAGAGGCTGAAAGGACAGATTCCTCAACCCCAAAGTTGGGACCACTTCGGAACGTAGATTTGAGCGCTTCACCTTCTAGCATACCTAGTTCTAGTCAGTTGGAGAACATTTCCTCTACAGCAATTGCAAAGGGGAATCGAGGAGCCATAAATGACTGTTCAAGAACGAATATGAATATAGTCCCATACAATCAGAACAGTGAGGAAGACCCGAAAAATCTTTTCGCAGACCTGAACCCATTTCAAAATAAGGGAGCTGACAAGCTGTTTATGCCTACTAAATCAGGTTTGAATAGAATTGATGAttttcatcaacaaaaaaataatcctCTGGTTGGTAGATCACCTGCACCAATGATGTGGAAGAATTACAGCTGCAATGAAGCCCCAAAGAGAAAGGAGAATAGTTATATGGAAAATCTTCTCCCGAAACTCCATCGTGAACCCCGTTATGGAAATTCTAATTCCTCATATGCTACCTCCAGCTCCAATGGAGTTGTTCCATCAAATGTGCCTGGCAGAGACAATATGACATTTGTGTCACCGGGTGCTGCTTTACCATCCTTCACATCCCCTGGAAATCAGTTCGCACCAAGTATGGTGGAGGATATGAACAGAAACACCAACGATGAACTACATCTCCAGCATAATGCTGTTCCTGTGGTACATGGACACCAAAAGGATGAATCTCACATCCACGATCATAGAAAGTACACAAGTGATGACATATCTATTGGGTGTGATCTGAGGCTTAAGGATCACGAAAGTACAAGTTCATCTCTTGATTCCACATCCTACCGGAATGATCCTCAAGTTCTTGATGATGCAGATGTTGGTGAATGTGAAATTCCTTGGAATGATCTTGTTATTGGGGAGAGAATAGGATTAG GTTCCTATGGAGAGGTCTATAATGCCGACTGGAATGGCACG GAAGTTGCTGTCAAGAAATTTTTGGACCAGGACTTCTCAGGTGCTGCTTTGGCCGAGTTCAGAAGCGAA CTGCTTATATTCATGCCTTTGGATTCCCACTCTTATTTTCAATATTCCGTATCTGAAGGTACGTATCATGCGAAGATTGCGTCATCCAAATGTTGTATTCTTCCTTGGGGCTGTTACTCGTCCTCCAAACCTTTCCATCGTCACAGAGTTTCTGCCAAG AGGAAGCTTGTATCGAATCCTTCATCGGCCCAAATCTCAGATTGA
- the LOC109124999 gene encoding F-box protein SKIP24-like isoform X4 has product MEIKLCKQQIMGVNRQLREVKHRFDIAIKELESMKYHPLRDYKPIRSGDQGSTSKTKKLKTSINYSGDQVSNSKRKKLKTSINL; this is encoded by the exons ATGGAGATAAAGTTATGCAAGCAGCAAATCATGGGTGTGAATAGACAACTT AGGGAGGTAAAACACCGATTTGACATAGCCATAAAAGAGCTAGAATCCATGAAGTATCATCCTTTACGAGATTACAAGCCGATACGTAGTGGAGACCAAGGAAGTACTAGCAAGACGAAGAAGTTGAAAACGAGCATTAACTATAGTGGAGACCAAGTGAGTAATagcaagaggaagaagttgaaAACAAGCATTAACT TGTGA